In one window of Ptiloglossa arizonensis isolate GNS036 chromosome 5, iyPtiAriz1_principal, whole genome shotgun sequence DNA:
- the Mrpl53 gene encoding mitochondrial ribosomal protein L53: MSLPFNGVRTRSKGLISAIAKQLRLLTLKPVKSINIKFDPFDTGASEIRSFFFHITTPKIYATNPFCVVKPQFTSDLSEPLVTFNLVSGDNVIFKSRNLTSLNILQLYNKHITPMAPAESEIEEKVAKKKKKKGSRVKIKPGSKRRGVFL; the protein is encoded by the exons atgtcaCTACCTTTTAATGGAGTTCGAACGCGTTCAAAAGGCCTCATAAGTGCAATTGCAAAGCAATTAAGATTGTTAACATTGAAACCAGTAAAatcaattaatataaaattcgaCCCCTTCGATACTGGTGCTTCGGAAATAAG AAGTTTTTTCTTTCACATTACAACTCCAAAGATTTATGCAACAAATCCATTTTGCGTTGTGAAACCACAATTTACTTCTGATCTCTCAGAACCTCTAGTCACATTTAACTTAG TATCAGGTGATAATGTgatatttaaaagtagaaacttgacatCTCTGAATATTTTACAACTTTACAACAAACATATCACACCTATGGCTCCAGCTGAATCTGAAATTGAAGAGAAAGttgcaaaaaagaagaaaaagaaaggatcgAGAGTTAAAATTAAACCAGGAAGCAAACGTAGAGGAGTATTCTTATAA
- the LOC143147528 gene encoding uncharacterized protein LOC143147528 translates to MASHISNNKNYNMKLIDTVYNQMPAFTDVFDEETWYIFVACFVAGTFLVAFILSKFIILKPVE, encoded by the coding sequence ATGGCTAGtcatatttcaaataataaaaattataatatgaaACTTATTGACACTGTTTATAATCAGATGCCAGCTTTTACAGATGTCTTTGATGAAGAAACATGGTATATTTTTGTTGCCTGCTTTGTAGCAGGAACATTTTTAGTTGCAtttattctttcaaaatttattatattaaaaccTGTGGAATGA